GCCCGACACCGACGCAAAGCAAAGGGCGGGTCGTGTCCGGTGCGTACCGGACACGACCCGCCCTGTCAGCAGGAGATCCTTCGGGCAGGGCTCCACCTGCCCGAGCTTCAGGAGTCGAGGTCCTCGGCTTCGCCGTCCAGCAGGCCCTTCTGCAGCACAGGACCCTCACCAGGGGCGAGGCTTCCCAGGATCCGCTCAAGGTCCTCCATGGAGGCGAACTCCACGGTGATCTTGCCCTTCTTCTGCCCCAGGTCGACCTTCACCCGCGTCTCGAAACGGTCCGAGAGCCGCGTCGCCAGATCGGACAGGGCCGGGGAAACCAGGGAGCCGGCCCTCGGGCCCTTTGCTCGTTGCGGCTTCTGCGGCCGGGAACCCATCAGGGTGACGATCTCCTCGACCGCCCGCACCGACAGCCCTTCGGCCACGATCCGATGGGCCAGCCGCTCCTGCTCCTCCGAGTCCTCGACGGAGAGCAGCGCCCGCGCATGCCCGGCGGACAGCACCCCGGCGGCCACCCGGTTCTGCACCTTTGGGGAGAGCTTCAGCAACCGCAGCGTGTTGGAGACCTGCGGGCGAGAGCGGCCGATGCGGTCAGCCAGCTGATCGTGGGTGCAGTCGAAGTCCTTGAGCAGCTGATCGTAGGCCGCGGCCTCTTCCAGCGGGTTCAGCTGAGCCCGGTGCAGGTTTTCCAGCAGCGCGTCCAGGAGGAGCTTCTCGTCCTCGGTGGCACGCACGATCGCCGGGATCGCCTCCAGTCCCGCCTCGCGGCAGGCACGCCAACGACGCTCACCCATGATGAGCTCGTAGCGCCCCGGCCCCACCTGCCGAACGACGACTGGCTGGAGAAGACCCACCTCCTTGATGGACGTGACCAGCTCGGCCAGCGCATCGCTGTCGAAGACCACGCGGGGCTGATGCGGGTTCGGCGTGATGTCGTCGAGCGGAATCTCAGCGAAGTGAGCCCCCGGAGGAGAGGCGGGACTATCCGCCGCGCCCCAAACCGACGGCTCCTCCGTTTCACGTGAAACAGGCGGCAGCGTGGCCACCTTCGCCGCAGCCACCCCACGGTCGCTCGGCAGCAGGGGCGCTGACCCCGGGGATGCGGAAGCCGCATTCCCCAGCGCCGCCGACGCCACCGACTTCTCCGTCGGAGCATTGGGGATCAGTGCGCCCAGACCACGGCCCAGCCCCCTCCGTCGCTCACTCACTGGATCCCCTCCACCATGCTCGGGTCGTTCTGTGCACCGATGTGGGCGTGCGTCGCTTCATAGCTGACACCCACACCCTTCAGCGCGATCTCGCGTGCCGCCTCCAGGTAGGAGAGGGCTCCACTCGATCCTGGATCGTAGGTCAGTACCGTCTGTCCGTAGCTCGGGGCCTCGGAGATACGGACGGAGCGGGGAATGCTCGTCCGCAGCACCTCTTCGCCGAAGTGGCTGCGCACCTCGTCGGCCACCTGGGACGCGAGCCGCGTCCGGCCGTCGTACATGGTGAGCAGGATCGTCGACACATGCAGGGTGGGGTTGAGATGTCCCCGGACCAGGTCGACGTTGCGCAGCAGCTGCCCCAGCCCCTCCAGGGCGTAGTACTCGCACTGGATCGGGATCAGGACCTCCTGGCCCGCGACGAGTGCGTTCACCGTCAGCAGACCCAGGGAGGGCGGGCAGTCGATGAGGATGTAGTCCAGCGGCTGCTCGTACGCCTGGATCGCCCGCTGGAGACGGCTTTCTCGCGCCACCAAGGACACCAGCTCGATCTCCGCACCGGCGAGATCGATCGTGGCGGGAGCGCAGAAGAGGCCTTCGACGTCAGGTACCGGCTGGACCACCTCGGAGAGTGGCCTGCTCTCGACCAGGACGTCGTAGATGGAGGGGACATCCGCATGGTGGTCGATACCCAGCGCAGTGGAGGCGTTGCCCTGCGGGTCGAGGTCGACGACCAGAACCCGGGCGCCGTGCAGGGCGAGCGACGCGGCAAGGTTGACGGTCGTCGTCGTCTTGCCCACACCGCCCTTCTGGTTGGCGACCACCATGACCCTGGTCTGCTCCGGCCGTGGCAGGCCCTCGCCGGCGCGGCCCAGAGCCTCCACCGCCAGTTGGGCGGCACGCCCGATCGGAGTGTCGTCCATCGGAGGCGGTGTTTCACGTGAAACATCCGCCCCCATCGACTCGGTACGGGGACCGGGGACCGGATCGGTCATCGGTCCCGCGATATTGGCGTCGGACCGCAAGGATTCACTCTCCTCGACTTCAGGCTCGCAATGAACAGAGCCTCCCATGTCTTCGGGGTCATGAACCAGTGAGGCCTGGTCTTCTGTGGAGAAATCCACCTCTGTGGACAACTCCTTACCCTCTCCGAGCGACCCGAGAGGCTTTCGGTCGCGGGGATCGGCCGCAGCGCGGCCGCGACTGATGATGCCGTGCAGCAGTGAGCGACGTTTCACGTGAAACACGATGCACAGCGGCTGATGCCGAACAGCCGCGACACTCCGGCATGACGGTGTCGGGCAGGCTGTGTGGAGTAGAGGCACCCGTCGAGGCATATCAACGCATCGACGGTACTCATCCGCAGCGCGGCCGACTCCGACGCTCAGCCGCGCCGCCGCCGCGCGCGTCCCGTCCGGGCCGCCTTGGCCCTCTTGGCGGCAAATCGCACGCCTCCCGGGCTCTCCCCGACCTCGACCCGCACCACGGTGGACATGGGGCTCACGACGCCCTCTCCTACATGCAGGATGGAGGTCTCCACCGCACCCAGCTTGGTCAGCGCCGTCGCGGAGGCCTTCAGCTCCTCCTCGGCCGTGTCGCCCTTGAGGGCGAGCATCTCGCCGTACGGGCGCAGCAGCGGGATCCCCCAGGTGGCAAGGCGGTCGAGCGGAGCAACGGCACGAGCCGTCACCACGTGCACCGGCTGCAACTTGCCCATGACCTCCTCGGCCCGACCACGCACGACGGTGACATGGTCCAGGCCCAGCAGCTCCACGACCTCCGTCAAGAAGTTCGTACGCCGCAGCAGGGGCTCCAGAAGGGTGATCTTCAGGTCGTCCCGCACCAGCGCCAGCGGAATGCCGGGCAGGCCTGCGCCCGAGCCGACGTCGCACACCGTGACGCCTTCCGGCACGACCTCCGAGAGCACCGCGCAGTTCAGCAGATGCCGCTCCCACAAGCGGGGAACCTCACGCGGACCGATCAGACCTCGCTTCACCCCCGCCTCGGCGAGCAGCTCCGCGTAGCGGACCGCGTCCGCGTAGCGATCGCCGAACACGTCACGTGCCTTCTCGGGCGCGGGGGGAAGCTCCGCTGCCTCCGTCACGGGGACCGTCCTTCCGTACGACACCGGCGCGCCAGTCGCCGCTACCAGAATCACCAGAACTATCAGGCTGACAAAATTCGGCCCCGCCTGCGCAACAGACGGGGCCGGAGAACGTGAGGACCGATCAGGCGGGAAGCACGACGACGAAGCGCTCCGGCTCCTCGCCCTCGGACTCGCTGCGCAGCCCCGCGGCCTTGACCGCGTCGTGCACGACCTTGCGCTCGAACGGCGTCATCGGCTTCATGCGCACCGACTCGCCGGTGCTCCTGACCTCGGCCGCGGCCTTGGCCCCCAGCTCGGACAGCTCGGCGCGCTTCGTGGCCCGGTGGCCCGCGATGTCGAGCATCAGCCGACTGCGGTCGCCGGTCTCCCGGTGCACGGCCAGGCGCGTGAGCTCCTGCAGAGCCTCCAGCACCTCGCCGTCCCGGCCGACCAGCTTCAGCAGGTCACGGCTGTTCGTGTCGCTGATGATCGAGACAGCGGCACGGTCGGCCTCGACGTCCATGTCGATGTCGCCGTCGAGGTCGGCGATGTCGAGCAGACCCTCCAGGTAGTCCGCAGCGATCTCGCCCTCCTGCTCCAGGCGAGTCAGGGTGTCTGCACCCTCGGCAGCGGCGGAGATGGTGCCTTCCGTCACGGGATGGACTCCTTCTTACTTCTTCGACGGGGACTTGGGCCGCTGCGGGCCCTTGCGCTGTCCGGACTGGGCCTTGCTGCGACCACCGCCACCGGACTTCTGCGCCGGCTTCTTCGCGGCACCGGCGGGTCGGGTGTCCTGCTTGCCGTCCTGCGGCTCGTCCGACTTGGTCAGCGAGGTCTTGGGCTCGGCCTCGCCGGCCGCCTTCGTGGCCTGGCGCTGGGACTTGCTCTGCCGCTTGGGCTGCTGGCGCTTCGGCATGGCCGCGGTGCCCACGGTCGCGCCGTCCTCGGTCTGGGCGGCGACAGTGGTGTCACTCTTCACCACGGTGCCGTCGGTCTGGGCCGCCAGGCCCGCCTTGTTCAGACCGTTGATGAACTTGCGCTCGAACTCGTTGCGGTCCCGGCCCTTGGCGACGATGGCCTTCACGATCGCCCGTTCACCACGCCCACGCGTCTTGCCGTTCTGGGTGACGCTCTTGTGCAGGCGCTCCAGGTAGGCGGCCTGGGCCTTGGAGCCCGGCGTCGGGTTGTTGCGGATGACGTACATCTGCTGGCCCATGGTCCACACGTTGGTGGTCAGCCAGTAGACGAGGACACCGACGGGGAAGTTGATGCCGAAGACGGCGAACATGACCGGGAAGACGTACATCAGCATCTTCTGCTGCTGCATGAACGGCGTCTTCACCGTGGTGTCGACGTTCTTGGTCATCAGCTGGCGCTGCGTGAAGAACTGCGACGCCGACATCAGCACGATCATGATCGCGGTGACGACACGGACGTCGGTCAGCGAGGAGCCGAGGGCCTCCACCTTGGAGGAGCCGTCGGTGAACTTCGCGGCCAGCGGCGCGCCGAAGATGTGGGCCTTCTGAGCGCTTTCCAGCAGGCGATCGTTGATCACACCGATGGTGTCGTTCGACGCGATGCTGTTGAGCACGTGGTACAGGGCGAAGAAGAACGGCGACTGCGCCAGGATGGGAAGGCACGAGGAGAGCGGGTTGGTACCCGTCTCCTTGTACAGCTTCATCATCTCTTCGGACTGGCGCTGCTTGTCGTTCTTGTAGCGCTCCTGGATCTTCTTCATCTCCGGCTGGAGCGTCTGCATGCCGCGCGTCGCCTTGATCTGCTTCACGAAGAGCGGGATCAGGCAGATGCGGATGAGAATCACCAGGGACACGATGGACAGGCCCCAGGCCCATCCCGTGTCAGGGCCGAAGATGGCGCCGTACACGCTGTGGAACTGGACGATGACCCAGGAGACAGGTGTCGTGATGAAGCTGAAGAGGCTGGCAATCGTGTCCACTAATCATGCTCCTTGGGCATGGGACTGGGTCTCTGCGGCCGGGCTCGGAGGACCGGACGGACTCGCGGGAGAAGCCTGTCCTTCGATGGCCGGTTCGGCGGCGGAGGGCCCGCCCTTGCGTGCACGCCACGCACCGCGCACCATTTCGTGCCACCGCGGGCGCTTGCGCTGCGGGACATGGTCCACACCGCCCGGCGACCACGGATTGCACCGCAGGATGCGCCAGGCGGTGAGCGCCGTGCCCTTGATGGCACCGTGCCGGTCGATGGCCGTGTAGCCGTAGTGGGAACACGACGGGTAGTACTTGCAGACCGGCCCCAGCAGCGGACTGATCGTCCACTGGTACAGCTTGATCAGAGCCAGCAGCGGGTACTTCATCGCGCGCCCCCTCCCGTCAGCCGCTCGATGGCGGCGTCCAGGTCTCGGGCCAGCTGTGCATGGTCGGCGTCACCCGCACCGGGCAGCGCTCGTACGACTACCAGGCTACCGGGGGGGAACAGGTCGATCCGGTCGCGCATCAGATGGCGAAGCCTGCGCTTCACCTTGTTGCGCACCACCGCGCCACCCACAGCTTTGCTCACGACGAAACCCGCACGTGTCGGGGGAGCGCTCTCCCCAGGCGCGTGCGGGTCCGTGGCACCGCTTCGGTGGTGGACGACGAGGGCCGGGCGGCCGGCCCGGCGGCCTCGTCGTACCGCGGTCGCGAAGTCCTCGCGCCGCCTCAGCCGGTTCTCGGTGGGCAGCACGATGTCATGACCTGACCGGGATCAGGCGGACAGACGGGCGCGACCCTTGCTGCGGCGGGTCGCGAGAATCGCGCGGCCGGCACGGGTGCGCATACGCAGCCGGAAGCCGTGGGTCTTGGCGCGACGACGGTTGTTCGGCTGGAAGGTGCGCTTGCTCACTCGGGGGCTCCAGAAAGAATCGGGGTTGGCGGGGTGCCGTCCTGGCTGTCACCGTGCGCCCACGAGTAGCTCGCGTTACGCCCGAGTGCACCGCTTTTGGATCACCTTGGACGTGACCTGTGCCCATCGGAGGCAGGCGGCAGCAGCCATCGACAACTCGACCTGGTTACGGTACGTGCGACTGCGCCATTCGGTCAAACCAGCGGTGACCGGGAGACACTTGTCCACAGGCTGGGGACAACAACTTGAACCCTACCGGCCGCGCTGACTACCGTGGCTGAACTCCGATTCGTTCCCTTATCCCTGCCCCACCCGAGTTTCATCCCGACCCGTCCCCGAATCACACCTTCGAGGGACTCGTGAGAGAGCGTGCCCTGTGGCTGACGTACCTGCCGATCTTGCCGCAGTGTGGCCACGCGTACTGGAGCAACTCCTCGGGGAGGGCCGTGGGCAGGGTGTCGAGTCGAAGGACGAGCACTGGATCCGGCGCTGCCAGCCCCTCGCGCTGGTCGCCGACACCGCCCTGCTCGCCGTACCGAACGAGTTCGCCAAGGGCGTACTGGAAGGCCGCCTCGCCCCGGTCGTCAGCGAGACGCTGAGCCGCGAGTGCGGCCGGCCCATCCGGATCGCGATCACCGTCGACGACACCGTCGGCGAGCCCGCGGCCCCCGCCCCGCAGGCGCCGCCCGCCCGGCCGCAGCCCCGCTACGAGGAGCCCGAGCTCCCCGCGCCCGGCCAGGGCCAGGGCGGTCGCGACGAGTACGAGGGCTACGGCCGCCATCGCGCCGAGCAGCTCCCCACCGCGCGCCCCGCCTATCCGCAGGAGTACCAGCGCCCCGAGCCCGGCTCCTGGCCGCGCCCGGCGCAGCCCGACGACTACGGCTGGCAGCAGCAGCGCCTCGGCTTCCCCGAGCGCGACCCGTACGCGTCGCCGCCGCAGGACGCCTACGGCCAGGAGCCGTACCCGAAGGACCCGTACGCGCAGGACTACCGTGCGCAGTCGCAGGAACGCCCGCCGTACGACCCGCAGCGCGGCGACTACGACCAGCCGCGCAAGGACTACGACCGCGGGGACTACGACCAGCCCCGCAAGGACTACGACCGCGGCGAGTACGACCAGTCCCGGAGCGACTACGAGCAGCAGCGCGGTGACTACGACCAGCGCAGGCCCCGCCGGGACCTGCCGGAGCCGCCGTCGGGCACCGGGCACGTCCACCGCGGCGGTCCCGTCGGCCCCGGCCCCACCACCGGCGCCCCGGGCCCGCTCGCGGCCCAGCCCGCGCCGGCGACCGGACCGGGCGAGCCGACCGCGCGGCTGAACCCGAAGTACCTCTTCGACACCTTCGTCATCGGCGCCTCCAACCGCTTCGCCCACGCGGCGGCCGTCGCCGTCGCGGAGGCGCCCGCCAAGGCGTACAACCCCCTGTTCATCTACGGGGAGTCGGGACTCGGCAAGACCCACCTCCTGCACGCCATCGGGCACTACGCCCGGAGCCTCTACCCCGGCACGCGCGTGCGTTACGTGAGC
This region of Streptomyces ambofaciens ATCC 23877 genomic DNA includes:
- a CDS encoding protein jag gives rise to the protein MTEGTISAAAEGADTLTRLEQEGEIAADYLEGLLDIADLDGDIDMDVEADRAAVSIISDTNSRDLLKLVGRDGEVLEALQELTRLAVHRETGDRSRLMLDIAGHRATKRAELSELGAKAAAEVRSTGESVRMKPMTPFERKVVHDAVKAAGLRSESEGEEPERFVVVLPA
- the dnaA gene encoding chromosomal replication initiator protein DnaA encodes the protein MADVPADLAAVWPRVLEQLLGEGRGQGVESKDEHWIRRCQPLALVADTALLAVPNEFAKGVLEGRLAPVVSETLSRECGRPIRIAITVDDTVGEPAAPAPQAPPARPQPRYEEPELPAPGQGQGGRDEYEGYGRHRAEQLPTARPAYPQEYQRPEPGSWPRPAQPDDYGWQQQRLGFPERDPYASPPQDAYGQEPYPKDPYAQDYRAQSQERPPYDPQRGDYDQPRKDYDRGDYDQPRKDYDRGEYDQSRSDYEQQRGDYDQRRPRRDLPEPPSGTGHVHRGGPVGPGPTTGAPGPLAAQPAPATGPGEPTARLNPKYLFDTFVIGASNRFAHAAAVAVAEAPAKAYNPLFIYGESGLGKTHLLHAIGHYARSLYPGTRVRYVSSEEFTNEFINSIRDGKGDSFRKRYREMDILLVDDIQFLADKESTQEEFFHTFNTLHNANKQIVLSSDRPPRQLVTLEDRLRNRFEWGLTTDVQPPELETRIAILRKKAVQEQLNAPPEVLEFIASRISRNIRELEGALIRVTAFASLNRQPVDLGLTEIVLKDLIPGGEDSAPEITSTAIMGATADYFGLTVEDLCGTSRGRALVTARQIAMYLCRELTDLSLPKIGALFGGRDHTTVMHADRKIRNLMAERRSIYNQVTELTNRIKNG
- a CDS encoding ParB/RepB/Spo0J family partition protein; the encoded protein is MSERRRGLGRGLGALIPNAPTEKSVASAALGNAASASPGSAPLLPSDRGVAAAKVATLPPVSRETEEPSVWGAADSPASPPGAHFAEIPLDDITPNPHQPRVVFDSDALAELVTSIKEVGLLQPVVVRQVGPGRYELIMGERRWRACREAGLEAIPAIVRATEDEKLLLDALLENLHRAQLNPLEEAAAYDQLLKDFDCTHDQLADRIGRSRPQVSNTLRLLKLSPKVQNRVAAGVLSAGHARALLSVEDSEEQERLAHRIVAEGLSVRAVEEIVTLMGSRPQKPQRAKGPRAGSLVSPALSDLATRLSDRFETRVKVDLGQKKGKITVEFASMEDLERILGSLAPGEGPVLQKGLLDGEAEDLDS
- the rsmG gene encoding 16S rRNA (guanine(527)-N(7))-methyltransferase RsmG, whose amino-acid sequence is MTEAAELPPAPEKARDVFGDRYADAVRYAELLAEAGVKRGLIGPREVPRLWERHLLNCAVLSEVVPEGVTVCDVGSGAGLPGIPLALVRDDLKITLLEPLLRRTNFLTEVVELLGLDHVTVVRGRAEEVMGKLQPVHVVTARAVAPLDRLATWGIPLLRPYGEMLALKGDTAEEELKASATALTKLGAVETSILHVGEGVVSPMSTVVRVEVGESPGGVRFAAKRAKAARTGRARRRRG
- a CDS encoding ParA family protein; this encodes MGGSVHCEPEVEESESLRSDANIAGPMTDPVPGPRTESMGADVSRETPPPMDDTPIGRAAQLAVEALGRAGEGLPRPEQTRVMVVANQKGGVGKTTTTVNLAASLALHGARVLVVDLDPQGNASTALGIDHHADVPSIYDVLVESRPLSEVVQPVPDVEGLFCAPATIDLAGAEIELVSLVARESRLQRAIQAYEQPLDYILIDCPPSLGLLTVNALVAGQEVLIPIQCEYYALEGLGQLLRNVDLVRGHLNPTLHVSTILLTMYDGRTRLASQVADEVRSHFGEEVLRTSIPRSVRISEAPSYGQTVLTYDPGSSGALSYLEAAREIALKGVGVSYEATHAHIGAQNDPSMVEGIQ
- the yidC gene encoding membrane protein insertase YidC, with amino-acid sequence MDTIASLFSFITTPVSWVIVQFHSVYGAIFGPDTGWAWGLSIVSLVILIRICLIPLFVKQIKATRGMQTLQPEMKKIQERYKNDKQRQSEEMMKLYKETGTNPLSSCLPILAQSPFFFALYHVLNSIASNDTIGVINDRLLESAQKAHIFGAPLAAKFTDGSSKVEALGSSLTDVRVVTAIMIVLMSASQFFTQRQLMTKNVDTTVKTPFMQQQKMLMYVFPVMFAVFGINFPVGVLVYWLTTNVWTMGQQMYVIRNNPTPGSKAQAAYLERLHKSVTQNGKTRGRGERAIVKAIVAKGRDRNEFERKFINGLNKAGLAAQTDGTVVKSDTTVAAQTEDGATVGTAAMPKRQQPKRQSKSQRQATKAAGEAEPKTSLTKSDEPQDGKQDTRPAGAAKKPAQKSGGGGRSKAQSGQRKGPQRPKSPSKK
- the yidD gene encoding membrane protein insertion efficiency factor YidD, translating into MKYPLLALIKLYQWTISPLLGPVCKYYPSCSHYGYTAIDRHGAIKGTALTAWRILRCNPWSPGGVDHVPQRKRPRWHEMVRGAWRARKGGPSAAEPAIEGQASPASPSGPPSPAAETQSHAQGA
- the rpmH gene encoding 50S ribosomal protein L34 produces the protein MSKRTFQPNNRRRAKTHGFRLRMRTRAGRAILATRRSKGRARLSA
- the rnpA gene encoding ribonuclease P protein component — translated: MLPTENRLRRREDFATAVRRGRRAGRPALVVHHRSGATDPHAPGESAPPTRAGFVVSKAVGGAVVRNKVKRRLRHLMRDRIDLFPPGSLVVVRALPGAGDADHAQLARDLDAAIERLTGGGAR